The Kineothrix sp. IPX-CK genomic interval TTATCGGGGGAGAGATATGGCTTGAAGGAGAAGAGCTCATTAGTATGCCTGATGCAAAGAAATTGAAAATCAAAGGTGAAAAAATCGCAATGATTTTTCAGGATCCGATGACAGCATTAAATCCCCTAATGACTGTTGGTGATCAGATTACAGAGGGCTTACTTTTGCATAATGATTACACGAAGGAAGGGGCAATAGGAAAAGCTGAGGAAATGCTGGAATTAGTTGGAATACCTAAGGCACGTTATGCGGAATATCCGTTTGAGTTTTCAGGAGGTATGAAACAGCGGGTTGTTATTGCGATGGCATTAGCGTGCAATCCTATATTGTTATTAGCAGATGAACCTACCACGGCGCTTGATGTTACAATTCAGGCACAGGTCTTGGATTTGATTAAAACCTTAAGAGTAAAGCATAATACATCAATGATTTTGATTACGCATGACCTTGGTGTCGTTGCAGAGACAAGTGATAATGTTGCAGTTGTTTATGCAGGTAAGATCATTGAGTATGCAACAAAAAAAGATTTATTTTTATCCCCATTCCACCCATATACGATTGGACTATTTAATTCACTGCCGAGCATGACACAGGGACAGAAAAGATTAAACCCGATAATCGGTTCACCGCCTGATCCCACATGCCTGCCAACGGGATGTTCTTTTGCACCAAGATGTCCATTTGTTACAGAGGAATGCAGTAAAGACGAAATCCCATTTGTTGAAATAGCGGAAGGACATTTTTGCCGGTGCTGTAACTTAAAACAGGAGGAGAAAACATGTCATTAATTGAAGTGCAAAATTTAAAAAAGTACTTTAAAGTTCCAACTGGGCTTAATCACGCAGTAGACGATGTTTCTTTCAAGATTGAAAAAGGTGAAACGTTAGGTGTTGTTGGAGAATCAGGATGTGGAAAAAGCACGTTGGGAAGAACCATGATAAGATTGCAGGAGGCAACGGGTGGTAAGATCTTATTAAATGGACATGATATTACAAATGCAAAGGGAAATGAATTAAGGCGGGTACGAGAGAAAATGCAGATTGTATTTCAGGATCCATATTCAAGCCTTAATCCGAGAATTCGTATCGAAT includes:
- a CDS encoding ABC transporter ATP-binding protein, which encodes MNDEKKFLSVRDLEVVYTSGRKIVQAVNKVSFDMNKGETLALVGETGAGKTTIAKSILGILPNPPAKLIGGEIWLEGEELISMPDAKKLKIKGEKIAMIFQDPMTALNPLMTVGDQITEGLLLHNDYTKEGAIGKAEEMLELVGIPKARYAEYPFEFSGGMKQRVVIAMALACNPILLLADEPTTALDVTIQAQVLDLIKTLRVKHNTSMILITHDLGVVAETSDNVAVVYAGKIIEYATKKDLFLSPFHPYTIGLFNSLPSMTQGQKRLNPIIGSPPDPTCLPTGCSFAPRCPFVTEECSKDEIPFVEIAEGHFCRCCNLKQEEKTCH